In one Culex quinquefasciatus strain JHB chromosome 2, VPISU_Cqui_1.0_pri_paternal, whole genome shotgun sequence genomic region, the following are encoded:
- the LOC6035697 gene encoding neuronal membrane glycoprotein M6-a isoform X2 produces the protein MGDCCKSCMTRIPYATLIATVMCLIGVGIFCGTMYRGTSFAIIMLDQVFHLRLMWIEAVQMIFVVIGASMAALGLMILFVGFLATGATRYKVYRAWGSRVGGRISCAVFMGITYILKIVWILILCFLTVVTFIFTVFWNMCANPNVQSHKNCIDLTQFYFMFPAGVAQQDMNICETKVKAFCKDGVEKCEIMFILATVSCLLIILSLVHYLMCLAANYAHIRDHEKFQELQEIQNLTEMEYTTSSKDRF, from the exons GCGACTGCTGCAAATCATGCATGACCCGGATACCATATGCGACGCTGATCGCCACGGTCATGTGCCTTATCGGCGTGGGTATCTTCTGCGGAACCATGTACCGGGGTACATCCTTTGCCATCATCATGCTGGACCAGGTGTTCCACCTGCGGTTGATGTG GATTGAAGCCGTTCAGATGATCTTCGTAGTGATCGGTGCTTCGATGGCGGCGCTCGGGTTGATGATCCTGTTTGTGGGATTTTTGGCGACCGGTGCGACCCGCTACAAGGTGTACCGGGCGTGGGGATCGCGCGTTGGTGGTCGCATCTCGTGTGCGGTGTTTATGGGAATCACGTACATTCTGAAGATTGTGTGGATCTTGATTCTGTGCTTCCTGACGGTGGTAACGTTCATCTTTACCGTGTTCTGGAACATGTGCGCCAACCCGAACGTGCAGTCGCACAAGAATTGCATCGATTTGACGCAGTTTT ACTTTATGTTCCCGGCCGGAGTCGCCCAGCAGGACATGAACATTTGCGAGACCAAGGTGAAGGCCTTCTGCAAGGACGGCGTCGAAAAGTGCGAAATCATGTTCATCCTGGCCACGGTCAGTTGCCTGCTGATCATCCTCAGCCTGGTGCACTATCTGATGTGTCTGGCGGCGAACTATGCCCACATTCGGGACCACGAGAAGTTCCAGGAGCTGCAGGAGATCCAGAATCTGACCGAGATGGAGTACACTACGTCCTCGAAGGATCGCTTCTAG